In Ananas comosus cultivar F153 linkage group 7, ASM154086v1, whole genome shotgun sequence, the sequence GCACATAGACTATTAGATGTTCGATCGGGTTACGTATTTAATGATTAAATTATGGACAATCAGGATCAATCTGAGCGAACCACCTTGACTCCAATTAGAATTAGGTCGGAAAAATGACCCTAAAACACGCATAAAATTGACCCTGGGATTCATTAATTTGTTTCAAGAGGCGTCACAAAGGTCGACATGAGACTTTGCCGTACACGAAGATTTGGAAGTACCAGAAGGAGTTTGACTTAGTAATCCAGGTTAATTCTCCGAATGAAGAGTTGGATCCGGTCTATATATAGTTGTGCTCACGTATGATTAAGATCGATTGAGGCTCACAATTTAAACAATAATGGGTAAACCGTGTACATTCTACTACTGGAACTCTCTTTTATAGAGTAGTAGGACTCGGTTAAATTGTATCAACTTGGCTAGCTCACCAACTAAAATTAAGCTAGTCGTAGCTCCTCATATCAGAGCTTTCCCGGTGACAAAGCACACAGTACTCTTTCGCTCCAAATGAAATTCGAATCagtactgtatatatatatatatatatatatataggagtacTTTTcgccaactaattaattaaacttcGCCAGTATGGGGTCGTTATTTTGCTTACAATTAAAATTCACGTCTCTGGTAGCAATAAATCCATATGTCGTTATCTGGAATAGTAGAATTGCTAAAGAAATAGAACTCAAATTTCAACATAGATGTTTAAGAAATATGGGAGAGGAAAGCAACAGCAATTACATGCAGctacattattttttaactgcTGAGAAGGGAGACAACGTAGACAAGTGGCTGCAGTGGCATGTACGTTATATAACTGCTGACGCGTGTAGAGTGCTTATTATATGAGCAATGAACTGGTTCTCTTAATGGTACTCCActtgtcaaaattttaagaaagtgCATAATGAAGGAAACTCATGCATGCATCATTAATTCTCTTAATTTCTCAAGTCTCAATCATactatgccaaaaaaaaagttttaatttttataattccTCATCGAATAATATCTAAAGTCTAattcatctttttttaaaaaaaaatgataaggtTTTTTTAGTACAATTGGCCTTAAAATGGCTAAAATGCAGGATTACAGTTTAAAATGAATTGTAGACCTAGTATTGCCCAAAACGTAATCCCTTATCTAACCTCTCTCTTCTTAAGCGGATTCATTGCATGGCAAAAAATtgattcaaaatacaaaaaggaaaaaaaagaagaagaaaatactaGTGTTAGTTTTGTATTGTAATATAAATGAGTATCACAGTctatacataatataaattttgtttcaTTAATCTACGATGAACTTAAGCTTTAGAGTTGATGGATCCGAAGGTTAATTCCATACTATTATTGTGTTTcatagatttatttattttaccaaattatGGTTGAATTTATCATAAATTCACTAAATCTTTCAAGTCTCTTACTTATCTACGATCGAAAACAATCGAACTCCCTAACTTGGATTTTCGGAGTCTTCTTGTTCCTAGCCCAATGCAGGTGAAGTTGGGCCCTTGTACGatccaattaaaattttacaggaATATTATAAGCCCaaagtattatttatttcaaactATACGGCCCGAACAGCAAGGCGAAAGCCCATTATAGTTTAATAACTACAATACGCAAGTGACTCGACACTTTGACTTCGTTCTATTGTTTAAGCAAATTGTTAGACTAAtgctaaaaaaaatgaatcagACTCTCGTTGTCTAGCGTCAGTTAATATTCACAAGTGACTCAACAATTTGGCGTTACtcattttattttcaactatatATTTTTGGCATTGCTCATTGTAATTAAAGCGCTAGATATGCCAAAGATAGAAGCAACATAGCTGATATTTGACTCTTCAACTTCTATGTTTttcatataataattaatttaagcACGGCAAATATTGGAAATAGAACGAAGCgaaccttatatatttttttccttgtaTGTAATGGCAgttaatttttataagtttttgaaGGATAAATTTTTGGTCATTCAAATCAATACATGAGAATGCCAGTATAACACTAAGGgtccgtttggttcgagttatgtaatattacaaagtatctcgacatatccaggtatcttagATTTCGGCGTGaaattactactgatgctgcattagcgcatttggtttaatgcagtaatgtaatactagattacagtatttatagcattaatacgtttggttcagtttataaaatttagtaatcctgacataaaagtatagttttttctaaaattgcccttgttgtggtcatttgaatattatttttttgcggaaatgacgaatggagggaaggagatcgtgatgattatctgggaggacgacgcaattgAAGATGATAGatgttcgtgcgagagagagaaagagagagagagacgtcgagagagagagagagcgagagaaagcggcgtgcgaaAGAGAGGGGCAAggcgagagagatgaaaataatgctgttaattagatttgggattgttggagggtaaaattgtcattttacataatatgtagtattaacgggtttcagtaatacaagatacacgacccccctcccgttaatattttcgatgtaatcctgctcgattggtcctggcaggattgcttgtaatcctgtcaggataactcgaaccaaacgcaccctaagacCATTCATGGTTAATCCAAAGTATTtctaaataaaggaaaaaaaaagcccCGGCACGATAAGAATGTTGCCCTTTCAATTGATAGATTGACAAATAAATAGACTATTATTGTttataatatatgcatgaataaattaaaaatgtttGTGTGCATATATTAAGAGCAATATTTATCTTTCCcgtaacatatatataacagcattttaataaacaaattaaacaaatggCTAAaattgcgaaaaaaaaaaaccttacaaATATTCACTTATGTATTTTACCttcttgtattttattttttttaaataaatctaaaattgtTACATTTAATTAATCCATTATTATTACTCATTTTTCACTATTCTGTGCATAAGTTATGTAACACGGTTTATGGAATAAGTTACTAAATACcattatattcttaaaaaaaataaaaattcttattttttgtCTGAAATAATTAGATAACTTTACAAAATATATCCCCTCCTATttagtaattattatttttcgtcatttattaaaataaatagatatgCCAGTATTCTTCCActtgcactatatatatatagggaacaTTAATGAAATGATAAACGATGCAGGattaattaaaactataattttaggatttaaaaaagcacaaaagatcttttaaaaaatgaatatttttaataaggtTCTTCTACGCGAATATTTATAGAGATGGGACACTGCGACACGGCTTCTCCTTTTGTAGGATTGGGATGGCGGTTTTGACTGGGCGACGACACCAAATCCGACGCAGCACACCAGCACACCAAAGCATCCAAAGCCAAACCCCTTCTCCCCTGCCCCCGAAATAAGGGCTTGGACACGCACAACCCAACAAACAAATCACAAAAGCTAATTTACGCCACGCTCCTCACGCCACTATTTCCAGgctagtttattttttaatttttttttttaatttgaagcttcatcctaaaattaattaaaaaaaataatctttaataaaaataaaaaaaatttgatgggataagtaaaatattaataattttagaatgaaatggatgtaagatatatatatatatatattttattgcgGGGTGTATCAGTAGAATTATTCGTATATTCACCTGGCTTGTAagattaattttaactttaaaaaaatgttgGCAAAGTTGTAATCAAGTTGTTTCTTCACCTAATTGAACccctaataatattattttaacttaaaaaaagaACCTTGATTTGAGGGACTAGAGTACAAAAACTTAAGTTTAGTGAAATCAGAAAACAGGAAACTCCCTCTCCCGGTCATGGGGCCCCATTAATGCGAGCAAGGCCCatctccaccgtccattttAGTGGCCCATCCGTGGCGCAGAGATGCCAAAACAAAGCCGAAAGATTCTCCGCAAAACAACGAAGATGAGAAGACTCATGATTTagagcaaaataaaataaaataggaattCAACATGCCTTTACTCTTTTGCTCTCCAACTGAATGAAGTGGGTCTCTTTAGTTCATCACTTGCGCACACAGGTGTGAATAAGAGAGAGAAGGTGAGTTTGTTTTTGACCTCTCCTTTGAGCTCTTCCTCCTccaccctctttctctctctctctttctctttctttaatttctattattattattattttttttttttttttcttcatattatatttGGACatggatgaggaggaggaggaggaggaggaggaggagggggagggggaaggggaGGAGGAAATGGAAGAAGGGAGCTTCTTGGAGATGCTGGGGTCGGGGGAGGACGAAGGGGGGCATCTCTTATGCTTACCCGGTGCGCTCtcctcaccaccaccaccaccaccaccaccaccaccctctTCTTCTTACTCCTCCCGCATGCTGTACTTTGGGGGACATGTCGATCCAGGGGAAGCTTTAATTCCTTTCCACGCGCTACTTCAGCAAAAGTCCACCGACTCCTCCtccatctcttctctctcctcttctcctccccctacttccaccaccaccgccaccaccaccacctcctcctctaaGCCTTCAAAGGTAATTAACTtaattcatacatacatacgtACATACAAACATACATATATCCTGACCTTCATTAGTTGCTTAATTGCatgctctctatatatacttgTGTTTAATTTGCCATTTTGTCGGGGTTTTGCAGAAAAAAGTGGATGGTAGTGGAGGAAGGAGAACATCAGCTACATACAATACACCCAATAGTGTTATTACAAGTAAGAAGCCCAAGACAGAGGCATCTGGGGGCCATGGAACATTAATAAAGGTGtgttttatattatattctcGATAAAGTATCACCTTAATAATTTGGTGATAATGCTTGGTCGTTAATTAATGGGTGTTTTGTGCTTCATATAGTGGTTAATTAATGCAATCCtcgtctctcttttttttttgttttttgtttttttgtttttgaatttgGGAGAGGGGAGAGCAGGTGAGGAAGGAGAAGTTGGGAGAGAGAATTATGGCATTGCAACAACTAGTCTCTCCTTTTGGAAAGGTGAATTGCCCTCGTCACCATCTCTCTAATTATTAATCATTTTtacttatataaattatttttaataaaatagtttttaCTATGTATTGCATTTAACTCTGTTTCTCTGTCGTTTTCATGGGTAGTTTATTTTTACGAGTATTGCTTATAGTGCTTTGGATGTGATTTACGAAAGCTTAATGCAACCACCAAGTTATATAGTTTGTAGTAGTAACTGGTATTGATAGTaacatctagagagagagagagggggggtaaAAGAAGCGAGTAGAAGGTGTTGTTTGGGTTCGAAACAAACTTGTCGCATTGGTTTGACTTTGACTGAGCGATTTAATGCATGcgaaactatatataatttaataatataatataataataagataattttaatatagatagatatatatgtt encodes:
- the LOC109712566 gene encoding transcription factor bHLH113 isoform X2 is translated as MDEEEEEEEEEEGEGEGEEEMEEGSFLEMLGSGEDEGGHLLCLPGALSSPPPPPPPPPPSSSYSSRMLYFGGHVDPGEALIPFHALLQQKSTDSSSISSLSSSPPPTSTTTATTTTSSSKPSKKKVDGSGGRRTSATYNTPNSVITSKKPKTEASGGHGTLIKVRKEKLGERIMALQQLVSPFGKSDTASVLHEALGYIRFLHDQVQVLSSPYLQRLPSSAYQHEGIGAGDQPRAGDLRSRGLCLVPISCTEHVANTNGADLWSPAMGKTKSSKH
- the LOC109712566 gene encoding transcription factor bHLH113 isoform X1; translation: MDEEEEEEEEEEGEGEGEEEMEEGSFLEMLGSGEDEGGHLLCLPGALSSPPPPPPPPPPSSSYSSRMLYFGGHVDPGEALIPFHALLQQKSTDSSSISSLSSSPPPTSTTTATTTTSSSKPSKKKVDGSGGRRTSATYNTPNSVITSKKPKTEASGGHGTLIKRGEQVRKEKLGERIMALQQLVSPFGKSDTASVLHEALGYIRFLHDQVQVLSSPYLQRLPSSAYQHEGIGAGDQPRAGDLRSRGLCLVPISCTEHVANTNGADLWSPAMGKTKSSKH